tttgtggggggggccGCGGGGGCGCTGTCTTCTCTCCTGTCTTGCCCTGACCATTCTGTTTGAAGTTGCCTCACTTTTTAATGAAACTAGCTGTCTGATGCATTCACAGTTCTTATACAATGGCATAGCTCTTATGGTACTGTACTTCTTGTGCATTGAAAGGTGGCTAAAGACTGCAGAGTGGCCAAATATTTTGTGCTCCTTGCATTCCTTCTCTTGGATCTTGGTACGTTATATGAAAAACAATGTGCCAGATGTGAATTTAATCCGTCACTCGAGACCCTTCTTAAAATTCAGCTCCACTTAGGGAAATATCTAGTAGCTATAATTGGATTAAGATGATATCAAGTCCAAAAAGAACTTAGAATCCCTGATGTTTATTCAATCAGAAGCAAGAACCTACTTTGCAAGCCAGTTTAAACTTGAGTACGTGCAAACGAAAAAAAGTATAATAATACGTCagtactctcattttgcttcttATTTCGTTCCAATCGagggaaaacacaaaaaagttGATTTCACTGATCCTAAGACAGTAGAGGTTTTTATTCCATGGAAACCCGAGAGGTTAAATGTGAAAAACTAAAAGAGACGGTCTTAAGGTCTGGCGAGCACTTCCTCTTCCTGATGCCCCCTGTCAACTCCCCTGTTGTCTTCTTCAGTCTCCAGGTTGATGCTCGTGTACCATTTAGCACAGAATAAGTAGATCATGAAATCAAAGGCCGTCAGCGCCGCGATGAGGAAGTAGAACCGGTCCATGTGCCCTGTGTTAAGGTCCTCCGGTATCCACCCGGGCTTGTCGCCCCGGGCTGTGATCCGGGTCACCATGTTCACCAGCATGCTGCTCACATAGTTCCCCAGAGAGATCGAGGCCATGCAGAGCGAGCTCCCGAAGCTTTTTATCCCGTCCGGGGCCTGCTCGCTAAAGAACTCGAGCTGGCCCACGTACATGAACACCTCGGACGCACCGACAAGCATGTACTGCGGCACTTGCCAGAAGATGCTCAGGGAGCTCGACTTCTCACCGGGTACGACATGCCTGAGCCGTGCAATCTCGGTAGTGCCGGCTGCTAGCATGGCCAGCATGCCGATGACAAGCCCGATCCCCATCCTCTGGAGCTCGGTCAGGCCTTTGAGGTTCCCGGTCAATCTCCCAGCCAGCGGCACGAGGATCTGGCGGTATATGCCGGTGCAGATGAGGACGCTGCAGATGTCGAAGGCCGACATGCTGGCGGCCGGGAGGTGGAACCGCCCTATCATGGAGTTCATCACGTCGCCTTGCTCCACGAAGAGGGAGGCCATCTGTGTGAAGACGACCGAGTAGATTATCGTGCACAGCCAAACCGGAATCATTTTCAGGACGCATTTGGCCTCTTCAACTTGGCTGACCGTGCATAGCCTCCACGGATTCGTTGGACTCGATACATCGCTCTCCACGATCGTGGCTGCCTTGTCCAAACATCTGAAAGAATTATCAGCATATCATCGTCACAAACTCGGCATTATTATTGCAAGTTACAAGCAGATAAGACATCATCTCTTATTTGAAGCAGAACAAGTATCCAAACAGCTGATGGAAATAACGTACTTACATGAACTCATTGCTATGCCGAATTTTCCTAGTCCCTTTGATTGCAGATTCCGATCCTTCCAACTCATAGAGGTCCCCTTCTTTAGCTGGAACAACGTCCCATTTTCTCGCAGTGGCCACAAACACCTGAGCGATGCGAGGCAGCGGGTTGCCGCATGGCTTCACGTACCGATACTTTTTCGTCCCCGCTAAAAACAGCAGCAACGCCACTGTGGCAGAGCCGGTGGACACCAAGAACCCCAACGTCCACTTCCCTGTGTCCTCGTAATACACCAGGATGGTGTTTGAGAAGAGGGATCCGACGTTGAGTGCGAAGTAGAAATAGCAGAAGAATGCTGCTTTGGAGTTCTTCTCTTTGGGGTTTGCCTCATCGAACTGGTCTGCTCCTAAAGTGGCTATGGTGGGTTGGTGGCCGCCGTAGCCGAAAGCTATCAAGTAGATGGATAGGTAGAAGATGGCAACCCCAATCGGCGAGGCAGGCATGCAAGGTAGTTTCCCATCACCGCACCCGTCTGGTGTGATCAAGAAAACACCAGATGTTACAGATAATAGCACCAACCCCTGTATGAAAACACAATTAGTCAGCTTATGATTAGGAGGAGACTTTCATTCCATCTATAACTGGTGGAAGCTAGAAAGTTTCAGTTAAATTCGAGTATACTATAAGTGTTCTCCAAGACTATGTAGTCTCTCTGTACTAAATCATGCACACTTTCTGGGAATTGTTTCTCAATATGTGATTGGATTGGTCCAACAAAATGAGTCTTAGAAAATATTATGCAAGGCTTGTAATCTGGAAGTAACTGAACTCCAACTTAGGCATACAAACTCAATTTAAAGGATTGACAAGGTGAGTGCAAAAAGATCGGTTACCAGCACGAAAATGAGCTGAAAGATGGTGCAGGTCAAGTAACGTCCCCAATAGGAGTCGCTGAGGAAGGCCCCGATCAAGGAACACAAGTA
The genomic region above belongs to Rhodamnia argentea isolate NSW1041297 chromosome 6, ASM2092103v1, whole genome shotgun sequence and contains:
- the LOC115727724 gene encoding protein NRT1/ PTR FAMILY 7.1-like; its protein translation is MELRNFDMEAQQKAREDNGGNSEGRFHVTESYDNNKENTSSIKLEGILTKKASIGGWKWASLLLANQGLATLAFFGVGVNLVLFLTRVLEQGNASAANNVSKWTGTVYLCSLIGAFLSDSYWGRYLTCTIFQLIFVLGLVLLSVTSGVFLITPDGCGDGKLPCMPASPIGVAIFYLSIYLIAFGYGGHQPTIATLGADQFDEANPKEKNSKAAFFCYFYFALNVGSLFSNTILVYYEDTGKWTLGFLVSTGSATVALLLFLAGTKKYRYVKPCGNPLPRIAQVFVATARKWDVVPAKEGDLYELEGSESAIKGTRKIRHSNEFICLDKAATIVESDVSSPTNPWRLCTVSQVEEAKCVLKMIPVWLCTIIYSVVFTQMASLFVEQGDVMNSMIGRFHLPAASMSAFDICSVLICTGIYRQILVPLAGRLTGNLKGLTELQRMGIGLVIGMLAMLAAGTTEIARLRHVVPGEKSSSLSIFWQVPQYMLVGASEVFMYVGQLEFFSEQAPDGIKSFGSSLCMASISLGNYVSSMLVNMVTRITARGDKPGWIPEDLNTGHMDRFYFLIAALTAFDFMIYLFCAKWYTSINLETEEDNRGVDRGHQEEEVLARP